One Alkaliphilus sp. B6464 genomic window carries:
- a CDS encoding dipeptide epimerase: protein MKIVDIKLGHISIPLKKPFKTALRTVNSVEDVVVKIITDTGHVGYGEAPPTGVITGDTTGAIKGAIEDHIKKHIVGLDISNLEEIMIRLEKSLVKNSSAKAAVDIALYDLFGQLHNAPLYKLLGGYRKEIITDITISVNDPEEMAKDSLEAVNLGYKTLKIKVGKDANLDIKRMEAIRKAVGYNVDLRIDANQGWKPKEAIYALRKMEDAGLNIEFVEQPVLAQDFEGLKMVTDNVFIPVLADESVFSPMDAIKIMEMRAADLVNIKLMKAGGIHNALKICAAAETYGVECMIGCMLESKISVTAAVHLAAAKSIITKIDLDGPVLCSEDPVDGGAIFDEYKITLTDDPGLGFKDVRGVKY, encoded by the coding sequence ATGAAAATAGTAGATATTAAATTAGGCCACATATCAATTCCCTTGAAAAAACCTTTTAAAACTGCATTAAGAACTGTAAATAGTGTAGAGGATGTTGTAGTTAAAATAATTACAGATACTGGTCATGTAGGATATGGAGAGGCACCACCTACTGGAGTTATTACTGGGGATACTACTGGAGCTATTAAAGGAGCGATAGAAGACCATATTAAAAAGCATATAGTAGGTTTAGACATATCTAACCTTGAAGAAATTATGATTAGGCTGGAAAAATCCTTAGTTAAAAACTCTAGTGCTAAGGCAGCTGTAGATATTGCACTATATGATTTGTTTGGACAGCTACATAATGCACCATTGTATAAGCTTTTAGGTGGATATAGAAAAGAGATTATAACGGATATTACAATTAGCGTAAATGATCCAGAAGAGATGGCAAAAGATAGCCTAGAAGCAGTAAATTTGGGTTACAAAACATTGAAGATAAAGGTTGGAAAGGATGCAAATCTTGATATTAAGAGGATGGAAGCTATACGAAAAGCTGTAGGCTATAATGTAGACCTGCGAATAGATGCTAACCAAGGTTGGAAGCCAAAGGAAGCTATTTATGCTCTAAGGAAGATGGAGGATGCAGGACTTAATATTGAGTTTGTGGAGCAACCTGTTTTAGCACAGGACTTTGAAGGGTTAAAGATGGTAACAGACAACGTGTTTATACCCGTATTAGCTGATGAAAGTGTTTTTTCTCCAATGGATGCTATTAAAATAATGGAAATGAGGGCCGCAGATCTTGTTAACATTAAATTAATGAAGGCTGGGGGAATACACAATGCCCTCAAAATATGTGCAGCAGCAGAAACCTATGGAGTAGAGTGTATGATAGGCTGTATGCTAGAAAGTAAAATAAGCGTAACGGCAGCAGTTCACTTAGCGGCGGCAAAGAGTATAATTACTAAAATCGACTTAGACGGACCTGTGCTATGTAGCGAAGATCCTGTAGATGGTGGAGCAATATTTGATGAATATAAAATAACTTTAACCGATGATCCAGGACTTGGATTTAAGGATGTTCGAGGGGTTAAATATTAA
- a CDS encoding THUMP domain-containing class I SAM-dependent RNA methyltransferase translates to MGKVQLIATATFGLEAVVAREVKSLGYEDVTVENGKVIFTADESAICRANLWLRSADRVLLKVGEFKALTFDELFEKTKALPWGDIIPENAIFPVNGKSINSKLSSVPDCQAIVKKAVVEKMKQKYKKEWFEESGATYSIEVALLKDMATLTIDTTGAGLHKRGYRTLSNKAPLKETLAAALIMLSYWNPDRVLIDPFCGSGTIPIEAALIGKNIAPGMNRNFASEEWGMVSKELWRNARKETHDLAQYDRPLRIYGSDVDGDVLSIARYHAREAGVDEDVHFQKLGVADLRSRFDYGCIITNPPYGERIGEREEVEELYKTMGKVFGQMDTWSKYVITSHDGFEQLFGKKADRRRKLYNGRLECQYYQYQGPRPPRREE, encoded by the coding sequence ATGGGAAAGGTTCAATTAATTGCCACAGCAACATTTGGCTTAGAGGCTGTAGTAGCTAGGGAAGTAAAAAGCTTAGGATATGAAGATGTAACTGTAGAAAATGGAAAGGTGATTTTTACAGCAGATGAGTCTGCTATTTGTAGAGCAAACCTTTGGCTTAGGTCAGCAGATCGTGTTTTATTAAAGGTAGGGGAGTTTAAGGCATTAACCTTCGATGAGTTATTTGAAAAAACAAAGGCACTTCCATGGGGAGATATAATACCTGAGAATGCAATATTTCCTGTTAACGGAAAGTCTATTAACTCTAAGCTTTCCAGTGTACCAGATTGCCAAGCTATTGTTAAAAAGGCAGTAGTAGAAAAAATGAAGCAAAAATACAAGAAAGAATGGTTTGAGGAAAGTGGAGCTACATACTCTATTGAAGTAGCACTATTAAAGGATATGGCTACTTTAACTATCGATACTACTGGAGCCGGATTACATAAAAGAGGGTATAGAACCCTATCAAATAAAGCTCCATTAAAGGAAACTTTGGCGGCAGCTCTTATTATGCTAAGCTACTGGAATCCTGACAGAGTACTTATAGATCCATTCTGTGGTTCCGGCACAATTCCAATAGAGGCAGCTTTAATTGGAAAAAATATTGCTCCAGGTATGAATAGAAACTTTGCTTCTGAGGAATGGGGAATGGTTTCTAAAGAACTATGGAGAAATGCGAGAAAAGAAACCCACGACTTAGCTCAGTATGACCGTCCTTTAAGAATATACGGATCAGATGTGGATGGCGATGTATTAAGTATAGCTAGATACCATGCTAGAGAAGCTGGTGTAGATGAAGATGTTCATTTCCAAAAACTAGGTGTAGCCGATTTAAGATCTAGATTTGATTATGGATGTATAATAACTAACCCACCTTACGGAGAGCGTATAGGTGAGAGAGAAGAGGTAGAAGAGCTATATAAAACTATGGGTAAGGTTTTTGGTCAGATGGATACATGGTCTAAATATGTAATTACTTCCCATGATGGATTTGAACAATTGTTTGGTAAAAAGGCAGATAGAAGAAGAAAACTTTATAACGGAAGACTTGAGTGCCAATATTATCAATATCAAGGACCGAGACCACCTAGAAGAGAAGAGTGA
- a CDS encoding MutS-related protein — MSNDWINPQIKKEIGLVEVLDKLVVISQYGMSKKLGLKPFLQEEIQYLIQELDDVSIVKSFMENSPQICNSIIRILKEIKDIRGSFERALRNEILNEIELFEIKNQLMVMAELRRLLLREEELSIEKIKLINIDDIIKLLDPEETGTRTFYIYDKYSTLLTELRDNIAHIEKQMWIEKKKSKGNLQSRLDESSNNARNESLEVLMIELENLKIKEEEEELRIRKWLSLEIKNNNKVILQNINAIGELDFMLAKARLAIETKSVKPNIVDKGRVTFVDGRHIPLESYLKEKGTAYTPIDIELHEGVTVITGSNMGGKTVSLKLVGLIVAMAQLGFYVPAKKATVGLFDFIYFSSGDQQSIQSGLSTFGGEIHGLSKVLNRNGKKGLVLIDELARGTNPIEGYGISKGIITYLKKSTFVSLITTHFDGLSNIKGIKHLQVVGLKNIEVDSLKAHIQKQDYGNQILEKYMDYRLEEIKEGTKVPKDAILVAGLMGLNKEILDIAKRAVEEVDR; from the coding sequence ATGTCTAATGATTGGATTAACCCACAAATAAAGAAAGAAATTGGACTGGTGGAGGTACTAGATAAACTGGTTGTAATATCTCAGTATGGCATGTCTAAAAAACTAGGTTTGAAGCCATTTCTACAGGAAGAAATACAATACCTAATACAGGAGCTGGATGATGTATCTATTGTAAAAAGCTTTATGGAAAATAGTCCTCAAATTTGTAATAGCATCATTAGGATATTAAAGGAAATAAAAGATATAAGAGGGTCTTTTGAAAGAGCCTTAAGGAATGAAATACTAAATGAGATAGAATTATTTGAAATTAAAAATCAGCTAATGGTAATGGCAGAGCTTAGAAGACTTTTATTAAGAGAAGAAGAATTAAGTATAGAAAAAATTAAGCTCATAAATATAGATGACATAATAAAGCTTCTAGATCCTGAAGAAACAGGTACGAGAACCTTTTATATTTATGACAAATATTCTACACTATTAACGGAACTTAGGGATAATATAGCCCATATAGAAAAGCAAATGTGGATAGAAAAAAAGAAAAGTAAGGGAAATCTACAAAGCCGCTTAGATGAATCTTCGAATAATGCGCGGAATGAAAGCTTAGAAGTACTGATGATAGAGCTAGAAAATCTTAAAATAAAAGAAGAAGAAGAGGAGCTACGAATTAGGAAATGGCTATCTTTAGAGATAAAAAACAACAACAAGGTTATTTTGCAAAATATAAATGCCATAGGTGAGCTGGATTTTATGTTAGCAAAGGCAAGACTAGCAATTGAAACTAAATCGGTAAAGCCTAATATAGTTGATAAAGGACGAGTAACTTTTGTAGATGGAAGGCATATTCCACTGGAAAGCTATTTGAAGGAAAAAGGGACTGCCTATACTCCAATTGATATTGAACTACATGAAGGTGTTACAGTAATTACTGGTTCTAATATGGGAGGTAAGACAGTTTCACTAAAGTTGGTTGGGCTTATAGTAGCTATGGCTCAATTAGGTTTTTATGTACCAGCTAAGAAAGCTACTGTTGGATTATTTGATTTTATTTATTTTTCCTCTGGAGATCAGCAATCTATTCAGTCTGGACTTTCTACATTTGGCGGAGAAATACATGGTTTAAGTAAAGTATTAAATCGAAATGGTAAAAAAGGACTGGTATTAATAGATGAATTAGCAAGAGGGACAAATCCAATAGAGGGTTATGGTATTTCCAAGGGTATAATAACCTATTTAAAAAAGTCCACCTTTGTTTCCCTAATAACTACCCACTTTGACGGACTTAGCAATATAAAAGGGATTAAGCATCTTCAAGTAGTTGGACTAAAAAATATAGAGGTAGATAGTCTTAAAGCACACATCCAAAAACAGGATTATGGAAATCAAATATTAGAAAAATATATGGACTACAGACTTGAAGAAATAAAAGAAGGAACTAAAGTACCTAAGGATGCTATTTTGGTAGCTGGGCTTATGGGACTTAATAAAGAGATTTTAGATATTGCTAAAAGGGCAGTAGAAGAAGTCGATAGATAG
- a CDS encoding OsmC family protein encodes MSKTKLTANLKENMAFEMQLNGHTLITDASPEIGGNDLGPRPKALLLAGLIGCTGIDIMSILKKMRVELDDVIITAEADQTEEHPKIYKSIHLVFTFKGKDLPMDKLKKAVSLSQEKYCGVTAMLEKASPITYEIRTEE; translated from the coding sequence ATGAGTAAAACAAAATTAACAGCTAATTTAAAAGAAAATATGGCATTTGAAATGCAACTAAATGGTCATACCCTTATTACGGATGCATCTCCAGAAATCGGTGGAAATGATTTAGGACCACGGCCAAAAGCACTTCTATTAGCAGGATTAATTGGTTGTACAGGAATTGATATTATGTCCATATTAAAGAAAATGAGAGTAGAATTAGACGATGTAATAATTACAGCTGAAGCAGATCAAACTGAGGAACATCCAAAAATTTATAAATCGATTCATTTGGTATTTACTTTTAAAGGGAAAGACCTTCCTATGGACAAATTAAAGAAAGCCGTATCTTTATCCCAAGAAAAATACTGTGGAGTAACTGCTATGCTAGAGAAAGCTTCACCTATAACATATGAAATACGTACTGAAGAATAA
- a CDS encoding zinc-binding dehydrogenase encodes MKKGCPYGTHRVIEPKGVLPQPAIKISNDMEIYDNEILIDVQTLNIDSASFTQIKEEAGGDLEKIKEIMLNIVETKGKHQNPVTGSGGMLIGSVEKIGPALEGKTNLKVGDKIATLVSLSLTPLRIDNIKEIRKDIDQVDIDGKAILFESGIYAVIPEDLPENLVLSVLDVAGAPAQTAKLVKPGNNVVIIGGTGKSGMLCLYEAKKRAGVTGKVVCVDYSAKSIERAKNANLADFYVEADATDAVGLMEKIKEVTNGEMADIVINCVNIPNTEMGSILSAKNDGIVYFFSMATSFTKAALGAEGVGQDTTMIMGNGYTKGHGEIALQIMRESEVLSKIYQELYA; translated from the coding sequence ATGAAAAAGGGATGTCCTTACGGCACCCATAGGGTAATTGAACCTAAGGGAGTTTTGCCGCAGCCAGCAATTAAAATTTCTAATGATATGGAAATTTACGATAACGAAATATTGATTGATGTACAGACATTAAATATAGACTCTGCAAGCTTTACTCAAATAAAAGAAGAAGCTGGAGGAGACTTAGAAAAGATAAAGGAAATTATGTTAAACATAGTGGAAACAAAGGGAAAACATCAAAATCCTGTTACTGGTTCTGGTGGGATGTTAATAGGATCAGTGGAAAAAATCGGACCGGCACTTGAAGGAAAAACTAATTTAAAAGTAGGGGACAAGATAGCAACCTTAGTATCTCTATCACTTACACCACTTAGAATTGATAACATAAAGGAAATTCGTAAAGACATAGATCAGGTAGATATTGATGGGAAAGCTATTTTATTTGAAAGTGGCATTTACGCAGTTATTCCAGAGGATCTTCCAGAGAATCTAGTCCTTTCTGTATTAGATGTGGCTGGTGCTCCTGCTCAAACAGCAAAGCTAGTAAAACCAGGCAACAATGTTGTAATTATTGGCGGTACAGGAAAGTCTGGTATGCTCTGCTTATACGAAGCAAAAAAACGTGCTGGTGTTACTGGAAAGGTAGTTTGTGTAGATTATAGCGCAAAATCAATTGAAAGAGCAAAAAATGCTAACTTAGCCGATTTCTATGTTGAAGCGGATGCAACAGATGCAGTTGGATTAATGGAAAAAATAAAGGAAGTAACCAATGGAGAAATGGCTGATATCGTTATTAATTGCGTTAATATTCCTAATACAGAAATGGGAAGTATTTTATCTGCAAAAAATGATGGTATAGTTTATTTCTTTAGCATGGCAACCAGCTTTACAAAGGCTGCATTAGGAGCAGAAGGGGTAGGCCAGGATACTACTATGATAATGGGTAATGGATATACAAAGGGACATGGGGAAATAGCTCTTCAAATTATGAGGGAAAGTGAAGTTTTAAGTAAAATTTATCAGGAGTTATATGCTTAG
- a CDS encoding sigma-54 interaction domain-containing protein has protein sequence MNTLFSKLQFEKILDHVGEGVQVIDISGKIVFCNTFAAQLDNVCREEAIGKYILDIYPSLTEETSTILQAIKTKEPILNMQQTFLNYKGHKITTVNSSIPILDGEEILGVLEVSRDITEVKALSEKLVDLQERLYSNTGASKKTREKGMAKYTTKDLIGNSEVMLKLKHRILKAGETQSPVIVFGETGTGKELVVQSIHNASKRKDRPFVAQNCAALPASLLESILFGTVKGSFTGAEDRAGLFELANGGTLFLDEINSMPVELQAKLLRVLQEGYIRRVGDIRTRDVDVRVIAAMNIDPVEAVEKGNLRKDLFYRLNVVSIRVPHLAERKEDIQHLVKFFVRRFNYRLHKQVLGVTDEIMDIFMTYDWPGNVRELEHIIEGAMNVMDGRFIEKDDLSYHLPINQYGYQNKNIKEDLDLKGRLEKVEKQYIQEALNSSSGNITNAAKELGIPRQTLQYKKIKYNL, from the coding sequence TTGAATACTTTATTTTCTAAATTGCAGTTTGAAAAAATATTAGATCATGTTGGCGAAGGGGTACAAGTGATTGACATTAGTGGAAAAATAGTATTTTGCAATACCTTTGCAGCTCAGCTAGATAATGTGTGTCGTGAAGAGGCAATAGGAAAGTATATTTTAGATATTTATCCTTCTTTAACAGAAGAAACAAGTACAATACTACAAGCTATTAAAACAAAAGAGCCTATTTTGAATATGCAACAAACCTTTCTTAACTATAAAGGCCATAAAATTACTACGGTTAATTCATCCATACCTATATTAGATGGTGAAGAAATATTAGGAGTGCTTGAGGTTTCAAGAGATATTACTGAAGTTAAGGCATTATCAGAAAAGCTGGTGGACTTACAGGAAAGGTTATATTCTAATACTGGTGCTAGTAAAAAAACTAGGGAAAAGGGTATGGCTAAATATACTACAAAGGATTTAATAGGAAATAGCGAAGTAATGCTAAAGCTAAAGCATAGGATTTTAAAGGCAGGGGAGACTCAGTCCCCCGTAATAGTTTTTGGAGAAACTGGAACTGGTAAAGAGCTTGTAGTACAGTCTATACATAATGCTAGCAAAAGGAAGGATAGGCCATTTGTCGCGCAAAACTGTGCTGCTCTTCCTGCTAGCTTATTAGAGAGTATTTTATTTGGTACAGTCAAAGGAAGCTTTACTGGTGCAGAGGATAGGGCAGGTTTATTTGAACTTGCTAATGGGGGGACTCTATTTCTAGATGAAATTAATTCTATGCCTGTAGAGCTTCAAGCAAAGCTTTTGAGGGTTCTACAAGAGGGATATATTCGAAGAGTAGGGGATATTCGAACCAGAGATGTAGATGTTAGAGTGATTGCAGCTATGAATATAGACCCTGTGGAGGCTGTTGAAAAAGGCAATTTGAGAAAAGACCTATTTTACCGTTTAAATGTTGTTTCTATTAGAGTACCACATTTAGCTGAAAGAAAAGAAGATATACAACACCTAGTTAAATTTTTTGTCCGAAGATTTAATTACAGATTACATAAGCAGGTACTAGGCGTTACAGATGAGATTATGGATATTTTTATGACCTACGATTGGCCGGGGAATGTTAGAGAGTTAGAGCATATTATAGAAGGTGCAATGAATGTTATGGATGGTAGATTTATAGAAAAGGATGACCTGTCCTACCATTTGCCTATAAATCAATATGGCTACCAAAACAAGAATATAAAAGAAGATTTAGATTTGAAGGGAAGACTAGAGAAGGTGGAAAAGCAATATATACAAGAAGCTTTGAATAGCTCTAGTGGTAATATTACAAATGCCGCGAAAGAGCTTGGAATACCTAGACAAACACTTCAATATAAAAAAATTAAATATAATCTATAA
- the ablA gene encoding lysine 2,3-aminomutase has product MSNYKDIKMWEDVPEDQWNDWQWQVRNRITTVEDLKKVINITEEEEKGINECLKTLRMGITPYYASLMDKDDPSCPIRKQAVPIMTELHKSDADMDDPLHEDADSPVPGLTHRYPDRVLLLITDMCSMYCRHCTRRRFAGQNDTAMPIHRIDAAIEYIAKTPQVRDVLLSGGDCLLVSDEKLEYIISKLRQIEHVEIIRLGSRTPVVMPQRITPNLVNMLKKYHPIWLNTHFNHPKELTEEAKKALDLLADSGIPLGNQSVLLRGVNDCVHVMKDLVQGLVKERVRPYYIYQCDLSMGIEHFRTSVAKGIEIIEGLRGHTSGYAVPTFVVDAPGGGGKIPVMPNYVISQSHNKVVLRNYEGVITTYTEPDKYKDKCSCPVCSGEKEVKLHGVAGLVQGNGISLEPAQLERHNRSNH; this is encoded by the coding sequence ATGTCTAATTATAAGGATATAAAGATGTGGGAAGATGTACCAGAAGACCAATGGAATGATTGGCAATGGCAGGTTAGAAATAGAATCACAACTGTAGAAGACCTAAAGAAAGTAATAAACATTACGGAAGAAGAAGAAAAGGGTATAAATGAATGTCTTAAAACACTTAGAATGGGCATTACACCATACTATGCTTCTTTAATGGATAAGGACGATCCTAGCTGTCCTATTAGAAAGCAAGCAGTACCTATTATGACAGAACTCCATAAAAGTGATGCAGATATGGATGACCCACTTCATGAGGATGCAGACTCTCCAGTTCCAGGTCTTACTCACAGATATCCAGATAGAGTCTTACTACTTATTACAGATATGTGTTCTATGTACTGCAGACACTGTACTAGAAGAAGATTTGCAGGACAAAATGATACAGCTATGCCAATACATAGAATAGATGCCGCTATCGAATATATTGCAAAAACGCCTCAAGTAAGGGATGTACTTTTATCTGGTGGAGATTGCCTATTAGTTTCTGATGAAAAGCTTGAATATATTATTAGTAAATTAAGACAAATAGAGCATGTTGAAATTATCCGTTTAGGTAGTAGGACTCCTGTAGTTATGCCACAGAGAATTACACCAAACCTTGTAAATATGCTAAAAAAATATCATCCAATTTGGCTAAATACCCACTTCAATCATCCTAAGGAGCTAACTGAAGAAGCTAAAAAAGCATTGGATTTACTTGCAGATTCGGGTATACCACTTGGAAATCAATCTGTGCTTTTAAGAGGGGTTAACGATTGTGTTCATGTAATGAAGGATTTGGTACAAGGATTAGTTAAAGAAAGAGTTAGACCTTACTATATTTATCAATGTGACCTATCCATGGGTATTGAGCACTTTAGAACTTCAGTAGCTAAAGGAATCGAAATTATAGAAGGGCTAAGGGGCCATACATCTGGCTATGCAGTACCTACATTTGTAGTAGACGCACCTGGTGGTGGTGGAAAGATACCAGTAATGCCGAATTATGTTATATCTCAATCTCACAATAAGGTTGTGCTTCGTAACTACGAAGGAGTTATTACAACATATACAGAGCCAGATAAATATAAGGATAAATGTAGCTGCCCTGTATGTTCAGGAGAAAAAGAAGTTAAGCTACATGGAGTGGCAGGACTTGTACAAGGTAATGGAATATCCTTAGAGCCTGCACAGCTGGAAAGACATAATCGTAGTAATCACTAG
- a CDS encoding DUF3870 domain-containing protein yields the protein MYDRNTVYIVGNARTTSDNAITQNFNSFFIGFVVDRTTGEIVDVSCSATISTTEKFIASLFLGKTLKYFDQNLEEEIKSRYFGSSQKAIIVAYKDGIKKYNEAICKKS from the coding sequence ATGTATGATAGAAATACAGTATATATTGTAGGAAATGCAAGAACCACCAGTGATAACGCTATAACTCAAAATTTCAATTCTTTTTTTATTGGATTTGTAGTAGATAGAACTACTGGAGAAATAGTAGATGTAAGTTGTTCTGCAACTATTAGTACTACTGAAAAATTCATTGCTAGCCTATTTTTAGGTAAGACTCTTAAATATTTTGATCAAAATTTGGAAGAGGAAATAAAGAGTAGATATTTTGGATCTTCCCAGAAAGCTATTATTGTTGCATATAAAGATGGAATAAAGAAATATAATGAGGCAATATGTAAAAAATCTTAA
- a CDS encoding DUF819 family protein — MITSGFTYLSFIIFFAGLVVWIEKKSDNKIFKYVPAVVMIYFIAMLLSTFGLWQKTDDVNMYYSAAKNNLLPAMIFLMLLRCDLRKIIKLGPKMLLGFFSASISIGIGFIVTYIIFKGMYEADTWKAFAALAGSWMGGTGNMVAVQGALNLPDSSLGYTLLMDSINYAVWVMMLLACVPYSKKFNKWTKSNSAILDEVAEELASTDENTRKNIEFADMILLLGTSLFVSAIAMFVSNKLPSGDFLSPSTWTVIIVTVLGILFAMTPLSKVPGSSQISNVMLYIIVGLIASRANFAELTQAPLYIISGFVILAVHAIVLALAAKLFKLDLFTCGVASLANIGGVASAPILAASYSEALIPIGVLMAMMGYIIGTGGGLIVGRILSIL, encoded by the coding sequence ATGATTACTAGTGGGTTTACTTATTTGTCATTTATTATATTTTTTGCAGGATTAGTAGTGTGGATTGAGAAAAAGTCAGACAATAAAATTTTTAAATATGTACCTGCAGTTGTAATGATTTATTTTATTGCTATGCTGCTTTCTACTTTTGGTCTGTGGCAAAAAACAGATGATGTAAATATGTATTATTCAGCGGCTAAGAATAACTTATTACCAGCTATGATATTTCTAATGTTATTAAGATGTGATTTGCGAAAAATTATAAAACTAGGACCTAAAATGCTATTAGGATTTTTTTCAGCATCAATTAGTATTGGAATAGGGTTTATAGTTACTTATATTATTTTTAAAGGAATGTACGAGGCAGATACTTGGAAAGCCTTTGCAGCATTAGCTGGCAGTTGGATGGGTGGTACTGGAAATATGGTTGCTGTTCAAGGGGCCTTAAATTTACCAGACTCTTCCTTAGGATATACTCTTTTAATGGATTCTATTAACTACGCAGTATGGGTAATGATGTTATTAGCATGTGTACCTTATTCTAAGAAATTTAATAAATGGACTAAGTCAAATTCAGCTATTCTTGATGAGGTAGCGGAAGAATTAGCTAGTACAGATGAAAATACTAGAAAGAATATAGAGTTTGCCGATATGATTTTACTCTTAGGGACTAGTTTGTTTGTTTCTGCAATAGCAATGTTTGTATCAAACAAATTACCAAGTGGAGATTTTCTATCACCTTCAACATGGACAGTTATTATAGTTACTGTACTGGGCATTTTATTTGCTATGACTCCTTTATCTAAAGTACCTGGTTCCTCTCAAATTTCTAATGTAATGCTATATATAATAGTAGGCCTTATTGCTTCTAGAGCTAACTTTGCAGAATTAACCCAAGCACCTTTATATATTATTTCTGGATTTGTTATTTTAGCAGTACATGCAATTGTATTAGCTTTAGCCGCTAAATTATTTAAACTAGATTTATTTACTTGTGGAGTTGCAAGTTTAGCTAATATTGGTGGTGTAGCATCAGCACCAATTCTGGCTGCATCCTATAGTGAGGCACTTATCCCAATTGGGGTTCTAATGGCCATGATGGGTTATATTATAGGCACTGGAGGAGGTTTGATTGTAGGAAGAATTTTATCGATTTTATAG